One Lentibacillus cibarius DNA window includes the following coding sequences:
- the csrA gene encoding carbon storage regulator CsrA: MLVLTRKRNESIQIGDDIEIKILAIDGDQIKLGIDAPKTVDIHRKEIYLDIQEQNNEAASLSTDVLELLQKSEK; encoded by the coding sequence ATGCTTGTACTAACTCGTAAACGGAATGAGTCGATTCAAATAGGGGATGACATTGAAATAAAAATACTGGCGATTGACGGTGATCAGATAAAGTTGGGGATAGATGCCCCAAAAACGGTGGATATCCATCGTAAAGAAATCTATCTTGATATCCAAGAGCAGAACAATGAGGCTGCCAGTCTGTCGACAGATGTCCTGGAACTGTTGCAAAAAAGTGAAAAGTAA
- the fliW gene encoding flagellar assembly protein FliW, translating to MYIQTKYFGEMDVDENSIIHFSTGLPGFPDEREFVLINLSDTSIYQVLQSINNKVTAFIVVNPYDIYQDYVFDLDDSLIEALQITDEENVVVMSIVTLKSPFEYSTLNLKAPLIINYKNRQGKQYIIDTDDYSIKAAIDPRASSSVKGE from the coding sequence ATGTATATACAGACAAAATATTTTGGAGAAATGGATGTAGATGAGAACTCTATTATCCACTTTTCCACAGGACTGCCGGGGTTTCCGGATGAAAGAGAATTTGTATTAATCAATCTATCCGATACCTCCATTTATCAAGTGTTGCAATCAATAAATAATAAAGTAACTGCTTTTATCGTTGTTAACCCGTATGATATTTATCAGGATTACGTCTTTGATCTGGACGATAGCCTGATTGAAGCGCTGCAAATTACGGACGAAGAGAATGTGGTTGTTATGAGTATTGTAACGTTGAAATCCCCATTTGAATATAGCACGCTTAATTTGAAAGCACCTCTCATTATTAATTATAAAAATAGACAAGGAAAGCAGTACATAATAGATACGGATGACTATTCAATCAAAGCTGCTATTGATCCCCGGGCTTCCTCGTCCGTGAAAGGAGAGTAG
- a CDS encoding DUF6470 family protein codes for MQMLQIRMESQPAKIHIQTSPPIQKIHQSQAEMSIRQPKADLSITTTPSKLTIDQTKAWEDMNLMSLSKWMEKFADEGRKGAMEGTARRVRQGAELMTIEHDGNPIARQASGNAFDEMKRIGITFVPSPFAVKLNYRPSKVQIDARANEPMINAEPQKVIHQYTPGDVAITMQQHQDLQIDFVR; via the coding sequence ATGCAGATGTTGCAAATCCGGATGGAATCACAACCGGCAAAGATTCATATTCAAACGTCACCGCCTATTCAGAAGATTCACCAGTCACAAGCGGAAATGTCTATCCGGCAGCCTAAAGCAGACTTATCCATAACGACAACACCTTCAAAGCTCACGATTGATCAGACAAAAGCGTGGGAAGATATGAACCTTATGTCCCTTTCTAAATGGATGGAAAAATTTGCTGATGAAGGGCGTAAAGGTGCGATGGAAGGTACTGCACGGCGAGTCAGGCAAGGTGCCGAACTGATGACAATTGAACATGACGGAAATCCAATTGCAAGACAGGCTTCCGGTAATGCTTTTGACGAAATGAAGCGGATTGGCATTACATTTGTTCCTTCCCCTTTTGCTGTCAAGTTGAATTATAGGCCTTCTAAAGTACAGATTGATGCTCGAGCAAATGAACCAATGATCAATGCTGAACCGCAAAAGGTAATACACCAATACACTCCAGGCGATGTGGCAATTACCATGCAACAGCATCAAGATTTACAAATTGACTTTGTCCGGTAG
- the flgL gene encoding flagellar hook-associated protein FlgL, translated as MRITQSMLSSNMLKNLSNSYSKLNSSMDQLSTGKKINRPSDDPVIAMKGMGYRTQVTEVDQFKRNTNEVHSWMDNSDAALDKATKALQRMRELAVQASNDTYDEGERQNVKEEVEQLKEHLVDIANTNVNGKYIFNGTDTDTEPVTTNGEGEITYAENAAPIKIEVANGTKLQANVDPTQVFSEDLFDEDIKSFLQALEGNDQKAIKESIDTIDDNIDNVINVRADLGARMNRLELVENRLDDQEIAAKKMMSENEDVDYEKVITELTTQESVHRAALSAGSRIIQPTLIDFLR; from the coding sequence ATGCGGATTACACAAAGCATGCTTTCAAGTAACATGCTGAAAAACTTATCGAACAGCTATTCTAAATTAAATAGCTCTATGGATCAGTTATCCACAGGCAAAAAGATTAACCGTCCTTCTGATGATCCGGTGATCGCCATGAAAGGGATGGGATACCGTACTCAAGTAACGGAAGTCGATCAATTTAAGCGCAACACGAATGAAGTGCACAGTTGGATGGACAATTCGGATGCGGCGCTGGACAAGGCGACAAAAGCGCTGCAAAGAATGCGAGAACTAGCAGTGCAGGCTAGCAATGACACGTATGACGAAGGAGAACGGCAAAATGTCAAAGAAGAGGTTGAACAGCTAAAAGAACATCTGGTTGACATTGCCAACACTAATGTTAACGGAAAGTATATTTTCAATGGGACGGATACGGACACGGAACCCGTCACAACCAATGGTGAAGGTGAAATCACCTACGCGGAAAATGCTGCTCCAATCAAGATTGAAGTAGCAAATGGAACAAAGCTCCAGGCGAATGTTGATCCAACACAAGTTTTCAGTGAAGACTTGTTTGATGAAGATATCAAATCGTTTTTACAAGCACTGGAGGGGAATGACCAGAAAGCGATAAAGGAAAGTATCGACACGATTGACGACAACATCGATAACGTCATTAATGTTCGAGCTGACCTTGGCGCACGTATGAACCGCCTCGAATTGGTGGAGAACCGTTTGGATGACCAGGAAATTGCTGCGAAAAAGATGATGTCTGAAAATGAAGATGTTGATTATGAAAAGGTTATTACTGAACTGACCACACAGGAGAGTGTCCACCGTGCGGCTTTGTCAGCGGGTTCACGAATCATTCAGCCGACGCTAATTGACTTCTTGCGTTAA
- the flgK gene encoding flagellar hook-associated protein FlgK, translating into MSTFHGLEMAKQALFAQQSALYTTGHNISNANTKGYTRQRVDFETTSAYSPAARNRPEIAGQLGTGVNSGSVQRIRNQFLDYQFRSENSKAGYWETKADALSRMETLMNEPSEQGLNKTMDQFWQSLQDLAANPESSGARSVVAQRGQAVADTFNYLSDSLSSMRADVSGRIDLTKNRANTILEKVNSINKQVKNIETNGQLANDLYDERDRLIDELSGIVKIDVGYTKSSDSAPDIADGLATIKLAGKNGETLDSTAVLVNGDLSKGELDFNKIDIDSAEDGYKEISSINVNGESYSPTQFTSEGSLTGLIESYGYSENGETAGTFPDMLNDLDTMASKFAKAFNDVHNDGADLKGEQGIPNFFKNASDQGAAANITVNENIMNEPDLIAASNGKGSGDGGNASDLADVFTDTDVGLGENTSVKSFYESIIGDMGVNAEKANTMVENTGILKSQVETQRESVSSVSLDEEMSNMIKFQQAYNAAARSMTTVDELLDRVINNMGLVGR; encoded by the coding sequence ATGAGTACATTCCATGGATTGGAAATGGCGAAACAAGCCCTGTTTGCCCAACAATCGGCATTATATACTACAGGTCACAACATCTCAAATGCGAATACAAAAGGCTATACACGGCAACGGGTAGACTTTGAAACAACATCAGCTTATTCGCCTGCAGCGCGGAATCGTCCGGAAATAGCTGGCCAACTCGGAACCGGAGTCAATTCAGGCTCTGTGCAGCGGATTCGCAATCAGTTTCTTGATTACCAGTTCCGCTCAGAAAATAGTAAAGCTGGTTACTGGGAAACGAAGGCTGATGCACTAAGCCGTATGGAAACCCTGATGAATGAACCGTCTGAACAGGGATTGAACAAAACAATGGATCAATTTTGGCAGTCGCTTCAGGATTTAGCCGCAAACCCGGAAAGTTCCGGAGCCCGGTCGGTTGTTGCTCAAAGAGGACAGGCTGTTGCCGATACGTTCAACTATCTGTCTGATTCATTAAGTTCTATGCGAGCTGATGTCAGTGGTCGAATTGATTTAACAAAGAATCGGGCGAATACGATTCTTGAAAAAGTCAATTCCATCAATAAGCAGGTAAAAAATATTGAGACAAATGGTCAACTAGCTAACGACTTATACGATGAGCGCGATAGGCTGATTGATGAACTGTCCGGTATTGTTAAAATTGACGTTGGCTATACCAAAAGCAGTGACAGTGCCCCGGATATTGCTGATGGGCTGGCAACGATAAAACTTGCTGGTAAAAACGGCGAAACACTCGATAGCACAGCGGTGCTGGTGAATGGCGATCTTTCTAAAGGTGAACTGGATTTTAACAAAATTGATATAGATAGCGCTGAAGACGGCTACAAGGAAATTAGCAGTATTAATGTCAATGGTGAATCCTATAGCCCGACACAATTTACTTCAGAAGGCTCACTGACAGGTCTTATCGAGTCGTACGGATACAGTGAAAATGGCGAGACAGCGGGGACGTTCCCTGATATGCTGAATGACCTGGACACCATGGCATCCAAGTTTGCAAAGGCGTTTAACGATGTTCACAATGATGGTGCTGATTTGAAAGGAGAACAGGGGATACCCAACTTTTTCAAAAATGCATCCGATCAGGGAGCTGCAGCTAATATTACGGTTAATGAAAATATCATGAACGAACCTGACCTGATCGCGGCGAGTAACGGCAAAGGTTCCGGAGATGGTGGCAACGCATCTGATTTAGCGGATGTTTTCACTGACACGGATGTTGGCTTAGGTGAAAACACATCCGTTAAGAGTTTCTATGAATCTATTATCGGGGACATGGGTGTCAACGCTGAGAAAGCCAACACCATGGTAGAAAACACTGGCATTCTTAAGTCACAGGTGGAAACGCAGCGGGAATCCGTTAGTTCGGTATCATTGGATGAGGAAATGTCCAATATGATTAAGTTCCAGCAAGCGTACAATGCCGCAGCTAGAAGCATGACGACTGTTGATGAGCTTCTCGACCGTGTTATTAACAATATGGGATTAGTGGGAAGGTAG
- a CDS encoding flagellar protein FlgN — protein MSIQSINHALNKLTSLHESLLTLSKEKTEIVKEGSVAKLQSLLIKEQKFVQAIEQAEWKRQQAVHAWAIQHHTDPDTVTITYILKNETDKTSGKELEQWSTRLTSTLAQLKQQEHLNRELVKQSLQFVELSLDMLNPTIQGMNYGDKRSSAVPVRSVFDSKA, from the coding sequence TTGTCCATTCAGTCAATCAACCACGCACTTAACAAATTGACCAGTTTACATGAAAGCCTGCTCACCCTTTCTAAGGAGAAAACGGAAATAGTAAAAGAAGGTTCCGTTGCTAAATTACAGTCACTGCTTATCAAGGAACAAAAGTTTGTACAAGCAATAGAGCAGGCGGAATGGAAACGGCAGCAAGCAGTCCACGCATGGGCCATACAGCATCACACCGATCCTGATACGGTGACAATCACATATATCTTAAAAAACGAAACAGATAAAACTAGTGGTAAAGAACTGGAACAATGGAGCACCAGGCTCACCAGCACACTGGCACAGTTGAAACAACAGGAACATCTTAATCGGGAATTAGTTAAACAGTCACTGCAGTTTGTTGAATTATCGCTGGATATGTTAAATCCAACAATTCAGGGGATGAACTATGGTGACAAGCGATCATCAGCTGTACCAGTAAGGTCTGTCTTTGATTCAAAGGCGTAA
- the flgM gene encoding flagellar biosynthesis anti-sigma factor FlgM produces MVKIHGSGQTNFNPYKNRLQKQMNDSKGTGKKDQLEISDEAKKLHNSEKTDAKRASYVQKMKDAVDKGTYQIDYEKTARRMMDFWSTNTKGGD; encoded by the coding sequence ATGGTGAAGATACACGGATCCGGTCAGACTAATTTCAATCCATATAAAAACAGGCTGCAAAAGCAAATGAATGATTCCAAAGGTACCGGTAAGAAGGACCAGTTGGAAATTTCCGATGAAGCAAAAAAGTTGCATAACAGTGAAAAAACGGACGCTAAACGTGCGTCTTATGTACAGAAGATGAAAGATGCCGTAGATAAAGGGACCTACCAGATCGATTATGAAAAAACCGCCCGGCGCATGATGGATTTCTGGTCAACAAATACGAAGGGAGGAGACTGA
- a CDS encoding TIGR03826 family flagellar region protein gives MGELANCSRCGTVFVKTARDICPSCYKEEEQAFQVVYRFLRKRENREATMNEIIKATGVEEALIIEFVKTGRLRTSEFPKLAYPCERCGVAIVRGRFCASCIEQLKNDLKHHESHKQSESAANKPEAVYYSFDNE, from the coding sequence ATGGGTGAATTGGCAAATTGCTCCCGCTGTGGTACGGTGTTTGTGAAAACTGCCCGTGATATATGTCCATCGTGCTACAAAGAAGAAGAACAAGCTTTTCAGGTTGTTTACCGTTTTTTGCGGAAACGGGAGAACAGAGAAGCAACGATGAACGAAATTATAAAAGCAACTGGTGTTGAAGAAGCGTTGATCATTGAGTTTGTAAAAACAGGGCGGCTGCGCACATCAGAATTTCCAAAGCTTGCTTACCCTTGTGAACGTTGTGGTGTTGCTATTGTCAGGGGGCGATTTTGTGCCAGCTGCATAGAACAATTAAAAAATGATCTTAAGCACCATGAATCTCACAAGCAAAGTGAATCTGCAGCTAACAAGCCGGAAGCCGTTTATTATTCATTTGATAACGAATAA
- a CDS encoding ComF family protein: MHCLWCDEAMVPSINWQTLIKLAEPKQLCSTCENELAIMEGNRCVKCSRMSERDVCPDCEHWEMRWHPWEDPLACNISVFQYNEWIKGMVTRWKYRGDYCLGKAFQVYYHRTFKEHFSFLPRRTIVVPIPLSDERLRERGFNQAEMLAECLPGNLCQVLTRTHSEKQSQKTKVQRITGRNPFKLTKAINNPVILADDIYTTGATLRHAASLLKQSGCPAVYALTLIRG, from the coding sequence ATGCATTGCTTGTGGTGCGATGAGGCAATGGTTCCTTCAATCAACTGGCAAACGCTTATCAAATTAGCTGAGCCAAAACAGCTTTGTTCTACCTGTGAAAATGAGCTAGCCATTATGGAAGGGAATCGGTGTGTAAAATGCAGTCGGATGAGCGAAAGGGATGTTTGTCCTGACTGTGAACATTGGGAGATGCGTTGGCATCCTTGGGAAGATCCGCTAGCCTGTAATATTTCTGTTTTTCAATATAATGAATGGATAAAAGGAATGGTTACCAGATGGAAGTACCGTGGAGATTATTGTCTGGGAAAGGCGTTCCAAGTGTATTATCACAGGACGTTCAAGGAGCATTTCTCATTTTTACCGAGGCGCACGATTGTTGTCCCGATTCCGTTGAGTGATGAGCGGCTGAGGGAACGCGGGTTTAATCAAGCGGAGATGCTTGCGGAATGTCTGCCGGGTAACCTCTGTCAAGTGCTAACGCGCACGCATAGTGAAAAACAGTCCCAAAAAACGAAAGTACAGCGAATCACCGGGCGGAATCCATTTAAGTTGACGAAAGCTATTAACAATCCAGTCATTCTTGCCGATGATATTTATACAACCGGTGCAACATTGCGGCATGCTGCTTCATTATTAAAGCAGAGTGGATGTCCTGCCGTATATGCGCTGACATTGATTCGTGGATAA
- a CDS encoding DEAD/DEAH box helicase — MTCKLLYEWTGPEPNWPRYPDACTWNGELTATQQKVADRVTQVIQASEKELLVWAVCGAGKTEMLFSGISEALKQGQRICLATPRSDVVLELLPRMREAFAAVSIQGLYGGSEDKDATAQFILATTHQLMRFKHAFDTIIIDEVDAFPYTHDPSLPFAAKRAVKPAGTTIYLTATPRQEHQAKIARKKLPHVFVPVRFHGHPLPVPEYRMCPSLKKDFEQGHPPNAFLKWYSRRKNTSRQLLLFVPSVRLAEALSESLSDMLQDHVVRSVHAADTDREQKVSQFRHRDFDILITTTILERGVTFPAVDVCVLAANHQVFDEAALVQIAGRAGRSPDDPTGEVIFFHDGKTEAMIKAIKLIKRMNRRGDFK; from the coding sequence ATGACATGCAAACTGCTCTACGAATGGACGGGCCCGGAACCGAATTGGCCGCGTTATCCGGATGCGTGCACATGGAATGGTGAACTGACAGCGACACAGCAAAAGGTGGCTGACCGTGTTACACAGGTCATTCAAGCTAGTGAAAAGGAACTACTCGTTTGGGCCGTTTGCGGGGCGGGGAAAACAGAGATGCTTTTTTCGGGAATATCGGAAGCGCTCAAACAAGGGCAGCGTATTTGTTTGGCAACGCCTCGATCGGATGTGGTGCTTGAATTACTGCCACGTATGCGAGAGGCGTTTGCTGCTGTTTCTATCCAAGGACTATATGGCGGAAGCGAGGATAAAGATGCAACCGCCCAGTTTATTCTGGCGACTACCCATCAATTAATGCGGTTCAAACATGCCTTCGATACCATTATTATTGATGAAGTCGATGCTTTCCCATATACACATGATCCGTCGCTGCCATTTGCTGCTAAGCGGGCGGTCAAACCGGCTGGTACCACCATTTACCTAACAGCTACACCAAGGCAAGAACACCAGGCAAAAATAGCCAGAAAAAAACTCCCACATGTTTTTGTGCCAGTCCGATTTCACGGGCATCCGCTGCCTGTGCCGGAATATCGTATGTGCCCTTCATTAAAGAAAGACTTCGAGCAGGGACACCCTCCTAATGCATTTTTGAAATGGTACAGTCGCCGTAAAAATACGAGTAGGCAACTCTTATTATTTGTTCCTTCCGTCCGGCTGGCTGAAGCACTTTCAGAAAGTTTGTCCGATATGCTGCAAGATCATGTGGTGCGGAGTGTACATGCAGCTGATACGGATCGCGAACAAAAGGTCAGTCAATTTCGTCATCGTGATTTTGATATCTTAATTACAACGACGATACTAGAACGTGGTGTCACATTCCCAGCCGTTGATGTTTGCGTCCTTGCTGCAAATCATCAAGTATTCGACGAAGCGGCGTTAGTTCAGATAGCCGGAAGGGCAGGCCGAAGCCCGGACGACCCAACAGGGGAGGTAATATTTTTCCACGATGGCAAAACGGAAGCAATGATTAAGGCGATAAAGTTGATTAAACGAATGAACAGACGAGGTGATTTTAAGTGA
- a CDS encoding DegV family protein has translation MQIAVMSDSTSYMPDELVDRYNIHIVPLSVVFGDASYREGLDITTETFYQKVKETKDLPKTSQPSIGMITEKLEKLAVNYDAVISVHLSGGISGTHQSVISAGEMVDGIDVYAYDSGLSCMAQGFYAIEAAKLAESGKNPEAIIQRLDKMKQSMRAYFMVDDLSHLQRGGRLNGAQAMVGSLLQVKPVLHFVDKQIVPFEKIRTRKKALNRIMGMLESDAVQGGKLKVAFIHANNEAAAISLKEQFDAAYPNMDTMISYFGPVIGTHLGEGAVGVCWYKE, from the coding sequence ATGCAAATCGCTGTAATGTCGGATAGCACGTCATACATGCCTGATGAATTGGTTGATCGATACAACATACATATCGTTCCGTTAAGCGTTGTGTTTGGCGATGCGTCCTACCGCGAAGGATTAGATATTACAACGGAAACGTTTTACCAAAAAGTGAAAGAAACAAAGGATTTACCGAAAACATCCCAGCCGTCCATCGGCATGATAACCGAAAAGCTAGAAAAACTTGCCGTGAACTATGATGCAGTTATTTCCGTTCATTTATCAGGTGGAATAAGCGGTACACATCAGTCTGTCATCAGTGCAGGAGAAATGGTCGATGGGATTGATGTCTACGCATACGATTCCGGATTAAGCTGTATGGCACAAGGTTTCTATGCGATTGAGGCTGCAAAACTTGCCGAAAGTGGTAAAAATCCGGAAGCGATCATTCAGCGGCTGGATAAGATGAAGCAAAGCATGCGTGCCTACTTTATGGTGGATGATTTAAGTCATTTACAACGTGGCGGGCGACTCAATGGTGCCCAGGCTATGGTCGGTAGTCTGTTGCAGGTTAAACCGGTACTTCATTTTGTGGATAAACAGATTGTTCCGTTTGAGAAGATCCGTACCCGTAAGAAAGCATTAAACCGTATCATGGGCATGCTTGAGTCGGACGCGGTACAGGGTGGTAAGCTGAAAGTGGCTTTTATCCATGCTAATAACGAGGCGGCTGCGATAAGTCTGAAGGAACAGTTTGATGCTGCCTACCCTAATATGGATACGATGATTAGTTATTTCGGCCCTGTAATCGGAACACATTTAGGGGAAGGTGCGGTCGGTGTTTGTTGGTATAAAGAATAA
- a CDS encoding response regulator: MTTKQTKIVLIDDHKLFREGVKRILEFESSFNVVAEGEDGYGCADLVKEHNPDVVLMDINMPQLNGVQATADLVKKFPDVKIIILSIHDDESYVTHALKTGAQGYLLKEMDSEALIEAIKVVREGGSYLHPKVTHNLVKEYRRLAQDKVSGVAENPVSYYKPLHLLTSRECEVLQLLADGKSNRAVAETLYISEKTVKNHVSNILQKMNVNDRTQAVVSAIRKGWVEVKL; the protein is encoded by the coding sequence ATGACAACGAAACAGACAAAAATTGTATTGATAGACGATCATAAATTATTTCGTGAAGGGGTCAAGCGAATCTTGGAATTTGAATCATCCTTTAATGTCGTTGCGGAAGGGGAAGATGGATACGGATGCGCTGATTTAGTAAAAGAACATAACCCCGATGTTGTTTTAATGGATATTAATATGCCGCAATTGAACGGTGTACAAGCAACTGCTGACCTTGTGAAGAAATTCCCGGATGTAAAAATCATTATCCTTTCCATTCACGATGATGAAAGCTACGTCACCCACGCCTTGAAAACCGGCGCACAGGGTTACCTGTTGAAAGAAATGGATTCTGAGGCATTGATAGAAGCGATTAAAGTCGTCCGGGAAGGGGGTTCATACCTTCATCCCAAAGTAACGCATAATCTAGTCAAGGAATATCGCCGTCTTGCACAGGATAAGGTATCAGGTGTGGCAGAGAATCCTGTTAGCTATTATAAACCGCTGCACTTGCTAACGAGTAGAGAGTGTGAAGTGTTACAGCTCTTGGCGGATGGGAAAAGCAATCGTGCTGTAGCGGAGACCTTGTATATTAGTGAGAAAACGGTGAAAAACCATGTCAGTAATATTTTACAAAAAATGAATGTCAATGACCGCACACAAGCAGTTGTCTCCGCCATTCGCAAAGGTTGGGTGGAAGTGAAATTGTAA
- a CDS encoding sensor histidine kinase has product MTKKPGEKALDAIVEEMIDVVHKSKDEIFHISEEARKEHELLEKELQETKDKVIAHINDGDELEKKVRMSRQHLSEVSKNFDRYSESEVREVYEYTHTMQTRLAMLRQEEKILRDKRDELERRLQSLDQTIERSEGLTSKVSVILTYLNEDFKQVNEMLEEAKEKQEFGLKIIEAQEDERRKLSREIHDGPAQMLANILLRSELVDKTFRNGTTDEVLYEIKSVRKMIRSSLYEVRRIIYDLRPMALDDLGLVPTIKKYIATLSDYNNLKIDFNLIGEERRVNQKYEIAFFRLMQEALQNAVKHAEASQVIVKLEIGVKTIAMVIKDNGKGFDPAIKREKSFGLIGMRERVDMLNGTMSINSTIGEGTAIVINVPYNLS; this is encoded by the coding sequence ATGACAAAAAAACCAGGAGAAAAGGCACTGGATGCTATTGTTGAGGAAATGATTGATGTGGTGCACAAAAGCAAAGATGAAATATTTCATATCAGTGAGGAAGCACGCAAAGAACATGAACTGCTGGAAAAGGAGTTACAGGAAACAAAAGATAAAGTGATTGCGCATATCAATGATGGGGATGAACTGGAAAAAAAAGTACGTATGTCCAGACAGCACCTATCCGAGGTGAGCAAAAACTTTGATCGTTATTCTGAAAGTGAAGTTCGTGAAGTATATGAATATACCCATACTATGCAAACACGGCTCGCTATGCTGCGGCAGGAAGAAAAGATCTTGCGGGATAAGCGTGATGAATTGGAAAGGCGCTTGCAATCATTGGATCAAACGATTGAAAGATCTGAAGGGCTCACTAGTAAAGTGTCTGTCATCCTTACATATTTGAATGAGGATTTCAAACAAGTAAATGAAATGCTTGAAGAAGCTAAGGAAAAACAGGAATTCGGATTAAAAATTATCGAAGCCCAAGAGGATGAACGGAGAAAGTTATCCAGAGAAATTCATGATGGTCCGGCACAGATGCTCGCCAATATTTTGCTACGTTCCGAGTTGGTTGACAAGACCTTCCGAAATGGTACAACAGATGAGGTACTTTATGAAATTAAAAGTGTCCGGAAAATGATTCGGTCATCGTTGTATGAGGTCCGCCGCATCATTTATGATCTTCGGCCAATGGCCTTGGATGATCTTGGTCTTGTACCGACAATTAAAAAATATATTGCAACACTTTCCGATTATAATAATTTGAAAATTGATTTCAACCTTATTGGTGAAGAGCGACGGGTGAATCAGAAATATGAAATTGCTTTTTTTCGACTGATGCAGGAAGCGTTACAGAATGCTGTTAAACACGCAGAAGCATCTCAGGTTATCGTGAAACTAGAAATAGGCGTAAAAACAATCGCAATGGTAATAAAAGATAATGGAAAAGGGTTTGATCCTGCGATAAAACGGGAAAAGTCATTTGGCCTAATAGGAATGCGCGAGCGAGTTGATATGCTCAATGGCACTATGTCAATTAACTCCACAATTGGTGAAGGGACAGCAATTGTCATAAATGTTCCGTATAATCTTTCGTAA
- a CDS encoding YigZ family protein produces MLSSYYTVKKEDFDQQIIQKSRFIGYVKRVETEEEAQAFVQAIKKKHHDATHNCSAYMVGEHNQIQKANDDGEPSGTAGVPILDVLKKKDLKDTAVVVTRYFGGIKLGAGGLIRAYSSTTSLAIETTGVVERRLMRGISITADYALHGKLENALRNSTYIVDAVNYTEKVEFVVYVPDGEEQTFRDWMVDLTSDQVSFADKGTTYVEIDV; encoded by the coding sequence ATGCTATCGTCCTATTATACCGTAAAAAAAGAGGATTTTGACCAGCAAATCATACAAAAGTCACGATTTATCGGATATGTTAAACGAGTAGAAACCGAAGAAGAAGCACAAGCTTTTGTCCAAGCGATTAAGAAAAAGCATCACGACGCTACCCATAATTGTTCAGCTTATATGGTCGGGGAACATAATCAAATCCAGAAAGCCAACGATGACGGGGAGCCAAGTGGGACCGCGGGTGTACCTATTCTGGATGTATTAAAGAAAAAGGATTTGAAAGATACAGCCGTCGTTGTGACACGGTATTTCGGTGGTATTAAACTTGGTGCCGGAGGGTTAATCCGTGCTTATAGCAGCACAACATCACTAGCCATCGAAACTACTGGTGTTGTAGAGCGTCGGCTCATGCGGGGCATTTCTATTACAGCGGACTATGCGCTGCATGGGAAACTAGAAAACGCACTGCGCAATTCAACGTATATCGTGGATGCGGTCAACTATACGGAGAAAGTGGAATTTGTCGTGTATGTTCCTGACGGCGAAGAACAGACATTTCGTGACTGGATGGTCGACCTCACCAGTGACCAGGTGTCATTTGCTGATAAGGGGACAACTTATGTGGAAATAGACGTGTAA